A window of Megalops cyprinoides isolate fMegCyp1 chromosome 13, fMegCyp1.pri, whole genome shotgun sequence genomic DNA:
agattaaataaaaaacacacagtataGATCACTGAGGAAATTCCTCAGTGCAGgaaatattttctcatattGCCGAAACATATGAACCCATATAACACTGGGAATGTCTGTTGCAACATAAGAAAGACAGAGGCTTTGTTGCTGGGAAGCAATATGCTTGTGTACATTTCCCATctgataaaattaaattatgccTACTTAGGTCGAATTCTTTTGTCttggaaaaaatgcacaccCACAGCTATGCTTTTCCCCCAGTGATCTGTggtattttacttttaaaacagaGGATACACAGCATGCTGcccatctgaaaataaaagcaggaaGACctaaatgttcttatttttttcccaacttattgtatgctgattttttttttttttacatagaaAAACAAGTGCGTGGACCCgtctgtctgtgagcatgtgtgtgcgtgtatgttcatgcatgtgtgtgcctgagaAAGAGGGCTTAGTGCAATTGTATAATAGAAGTCTGTAAGATGTGAGAAGACAGACTATTTCCACTCAGCTGACAGTTTGACCATTGGGCACATATGAGGAAGATATTTCATAGGCTTTAATCAACCAATGTACTTTAGAACTATAATCCAAGATTAACACAGTTATTACCTGGCTGTGGCCCTCACAATCACCATGATAAGAAGCAGATATCATCATTGCTGTCAGAAAGtggaaagaaataaatgtttggaGAGCTCTGTAACATGTCAGAATGCACTTCACTCGCTTTCTTGGTCATTTGCTTTGTCGTGTCATTTGCATAACTTTGTAAAAGGTAAATATGATGGCATTGTTAATGCAGTaggatgaaatatgaatataagcACTTTCTTTGGGTGTGTAATAGCAATATAACCTGTCTCTGCACTACTTTAAAATCACCGTGAGACCACCTCGGCTGTTGTGAAGCCAagccatatacacacacacacatatatatatcatttcatctgaacactgtaacactgaaaatgtaaatcaatgaaTGAGTTGGAACTGTCTTGCTATCACTCTGCTCCCTGTTTTGAAAATAGCTCTTTCCTTGCTGCCAATCTCAGTGTATTTCTGTCCTCGTCTTTCATCAGCTGCGATTGCACAAGGACATACtctagggggaaaaaaagtagaaaaaaaaaagagtgatgATTTGGAACACCCCCTtgcctcacatacacacacatgcacacacgcacatacaaacacacacacacacacacacacagaaacaaaaacaggcacCTTATCTCCTATCTAAGTGCATTTAACCTTACAGCTGTTAACTAGACTAAGCATAGTCATATCACGGGCCCCATGTTCACATTGGGAGCTGCAAGCCCACCAGACAACTCCTTGAGCCCTCTCTGGCCCTGCCCCCACCGCACCCCCTGACCAGGGCCCCCTCAGAATCAACTGCTATGCCCCTCCCACTCTTGCAACCTCTCCCGCCTGCTCACTGGATGGCCCTGCTGTGATAGTGTCAATCCTGGGCTCGGCCATGTCAGAGATTTCTGGCTCCGTACCACGAACTGCATTCCTCCACATAGGAAGAAATGAAACACCCTGAGGTGCAGGCACGGTCTCTGTAAACCTCATAATATGTTTCTCTTCaaaatttaacatttacttCTTACAGTATCATGTCATGATTACACCACAGGTAAAGATTACAGTATTGTCTCTTAAGACCGTGCCAAATACACAGCTcttaatgtcatttattttgcgTGCAATGCCATTTGGTGTTCTAGTGggctaaataacaaaatgaacacagataaATTAACATGATACTTCTGCATTTTTCACTCAAGCACGTAACgtgtgtgctgttttgaaaTACTGGAATTGTAAAAACAATGAGACTGCTGCTAGAACCTGTTAGGGCAGATTGGAACATTAGTCCAGGTTATACTGCTGCATGTTTACGTTGAGAAGTCTGTGAGATTTTTATCAGCCGCTCAGTGTTTCAGCCTGTCTGAGACACTACTGTCCCACAGCTCCCTGTTAAAGTTAATGAGCAATAAACTGCGTCGGAAAAATACCGCTTGAGTAATTCGCAgttcataaatcataaatgtagGTTCAGGATACATTAAGTTGCTAAAACAGGACAGGTctcaggggagaggggaggggggtttctTTCACAGTTGTTGACATTCTACCAGACAAAAATGCTCTACCTGACTTGAACTTGCAGAGGTGAACAGTTATTGCTGATAACAGAGGCCTGGATGAAGACACAGAACAAAACGAAAAGGCATGCACTCAgatgtgtgtattttcatgACAGTTTGCTTCAGTCTCCTTCAACTAGATGATGCAATGACCCAATCAATATTCTCAGAGTAAAGAAAACTACATGTGTTATGATGCTGTGCGTGCATTTTTTTGAAGGCCATTGAAGGCAGGCAATTTTTTTATAGCCAGCTGCAGAGAGGCTTTTCAAAACTATTAAATTGCCAGTTGCACATCAGGCTTGTCTCAAGGAAATaacctctgcagttgtgcaGGAGCGCTGAAGTGAGGCAAATGCAGTCATTTGATACACTTGCAGGCGGCCAATGGCTATCTTTTGGTAGCCTcaattgattaattaatcttGGAACAAATCTAAGTCACTAGTGTACTTGTACCACACAATGTATAGTGTAAATGGTTTGCAGTTATGCAAGCATGGATGTGATCCAGGgcaattttcacatttgtctGCACCTGTGACTGTGAGTACAAAAAGGGAACTCTTGTAATTTTTTGTCAGAAAAGAAGCCACGGCTGCCTCAAGGCCCCATCTTTATGCGCGCTCCAGTTTTCCTGCCTAATTCATAAGTCACTGTGTATTCTGTTCTAGTTTAGTAAAGATGTGCCCGAGAAacataatgcattatttacCTGTcggtatattttaaaaaacacattcatttaaatgcctTATCCAGGCTCCTGAGTGGCTAATTCAGAAAGACACTCACCTTATGCACAGGCTGATCCCTGCAGCCTGAGTTCAGTGTCAGCTGTGTCACCAACCAACAACGAATGAGAACCCACAGTGGCAGAGCAAATTGCTTTGCCCATTGGTTTGTTGGCACAAAGAGTCACTATTATGTTTATCAGTgcactatatactgtatatattatatatatatatatatatatatatatatatatatatatatatatatatatatatatatatataaatatatgtgtgtgtgtgtgtgtgttattacattaaattattttcattttagcagacactcttatccagggtgatttacataggttacagttttacatgtgatccatttGAACAGTTGGATTTtaacagaggcaattctgggttaagtactttgcccaagagtAGAGCAGCAGtactccagcagggaatcaaaccagaaacttTATATGTACAGCATATATACAACACGTATGCCTGTACAAAAATGTCAAGAGTtctgagatgtgttttttttttgtcaatgacTTGACCCTGGTAATTAGCTGAGCTAGTATGGCGCCTCTCGAAATGCACATTCAAAAACCgaatacattacaaaatgacATAAAAGTGAAAGGTGCTATTGTTACGTAACTCTTTGTATCTGCAGTGTAAAGTGAAATGATTTCAAGAGTGTTGTGTAACAAAATGAAATCCTTCTTAAGGGTGAAGGAGGAATGTACTTTTGCTTTGTACACAGTACTCTGACATGACAGACATCCTTTCCATACTTATTCATACCactaaataggaacaaaaacatgctaaaaAATGTTCATAAGTCATGTTCAGATTTTTAAACCCTATAACCCTATACTATAACCTTCACAGCATTGTACAAAGCAAATTCACATTGTCCACAAATATTACAGCACTGCAACCTTGAACTTCCGTGGAACAATTTGTACTTTCATGTAGCACTAGGGGAGAAATAGTTTCCTACACATCATCAGTTTATGGTAATCTGCCTGCCACCGTACCCACAAATCCCTGAACGTATGAGGACTTCTTTGACCTGTAATTGGGCCACTTCAATGCAGATAAATAATCCAACAAATTTGGATAGATTctcaaaggaagaaaatgaagcTGTTGGTAGAAATGAACTGAGACAACTCATTCAGTTGATGTGATTCATCtctaaaatgcattacaaatatTACAGTTTCACGCACCATATGTGaatacatcaaataaacaaacattacattttccatGAAGGAGTCAACATACAATTCACACGGATTCCTACGTATAGAATAACATTACCATCAAGCACACAAAAGCGTATTTGATTAGCAAACTGAAGACTAGTTGGCATATCACACCCTCTAATTAGGAACATGTTGCAACATTTGTCCCTCTGGTATTCCTCTGCCCTACGTTTTCATTGTTTGTGAGCATGGAATCAACGGTGAGCAGAGTTCATACAAAGACATCGAGGTGAACAAAGTTCAATGTGTAAAATTTAGAGGGGGCGTGGTGTAGGACAGGGATACGCTGCATTCCTCTTCACAAAGGCAGGTGTAGATAACATCCACGATCTTTGGCACAGAGATCTAaagttagcaaaaaaaaaaaaaaaaaaacagagctatgCTCTAAAGCATGAAATTATCAGGTCTGAGCATGACAGAGTGAGGCTTCATCCTGGTGTATGAGACACAAGGTGTCTGCATGCATGGCTAAGGTTTGGGCAGCGTTTGGGCATGTCTTTTTACCTTCAGCTGTCTGCCCCAGAATGCACCACCAATTCTGCTGTTTGTCACCATGGTCCCACGATTTAATGACCTATTGCTGTCACTGTGACTAACAGAGTGTCCTCCGTGGGCGTGGCTTGATCCGTCCTGGCTGATAGCTCTGTTGGTGAGGGCCAGCAGagctgcaatgtttttttttttttttttgaaatgttatctgtttatgCTAAGCCTAAAACCTGTCTGTCCACTGCTAAACTGAAAATGAGGGAAGTTGGTGTTTGATGAAAGTATGCGCATATCAAGTAACTGCAAGGGACAAGGGACAGAGGACACACAGCCAGGTTGACAAATCTTGGCTGTCTGATGTCCTGAGGTACATCCAACCCAGAAGCATCAGGGAGATATATGAGTTTTTGCAGCTATAGGGTTCATTTATGTCAAATCAGACCAGTATGCCGTCTACGTACTTTACTATTGACTTTACCAGTGACTTTTGATATTTCATGACAGTATCTCAGGCAGTTTCTGCAGTAATATTTTACAAACatcataaggaaaaaaaaaccaagtgGTATCTAAGGCAACCAAAGGGGTTCATTACACTGTAACTTCTCCAGCTCAATCAAAGTCCTTGATATTTACTCACAGTATGGAAGGTTAATGAACACCAAATGcctgttagattttttttctgatttatgaGTTTGTTGCTCTTTCTataaaaagaaaccaaaaaggaaaataaaaaatgaccgGACTCAGGGTCCTCACTGTTTATGGCCCCGTCCTTGAGATTTAACGTTTTTATTGGCTTTGCTTTGATTCAGTAAAGATAACAGCCTCTAAATATCATTCTTTGTAGCTTCTATTTAAGATCATGTGGTGATAAGTAATGGAGGTCAGTCTTCCATGAGGAGCAGGCTGGGCAAAGGGCAACCTAGACATTTCATTACGGCCcgtctgttcttttttcaacTGGGACTCTGAACAGTAGATGTCTAGTCACATCTACCTTTACAAACCCTTGCAGTAGAGAGGCCCTTGTGACATGAACATAAGCTATATCCATAATCAGGTTGTTGAATAAAGTGGAAATGAAAGGCTAGAACAAATTTATTTTACCCAATGAAAGCTGTAGTAGCTTGCATTGTCTATTTTAAAAGTTATCATTTTGattgtacatttaattttagTTTACTTGAGATCCAGCTTCTCCCAAAATCTGATGTAATGCATATTGCATTGATTGCATGCACAATTTTCAGTGGAAATCTCAAAATGAAActaaggggggaaaaaaaggcgaTTTCCAGGCACTGGTTCGTCATGCTGATGAAAAAATCTTCTGACAAACTGATCCTGATGGCACCAGAGTTTCATTTCCTCATTAAAAGTGATGCAaatcttttctctttgttttaatgtaaagCCCcaattacatatacatgttGTATATTTGCAACCTACCCGAAATGTTTTTTGATGGAGAGACTTCAGGCACCCCTTTAAGTTCACATAGAGAATATAAGCAGTATCAAGACAAGAAATTGACTCAAATTCCCAGTCTCTCCCGAGGAAGTAGAATATACACTAACATACCAAGCCAACAGTGATTCCTAAATGATTCCTTTCTTAACTTGCACTGGAAATTGCAGAAAACTCATAACGAGACTCTTGATCTGGCAGGTCCCACACTTAACGTCTGTAAGGACCGTCTGTATGGAAGATGATTggcaaaaataacatttacgAGTTAAACAATGAGGAACTAATAAGCCAAAAGAAGAGGTGGGCCACGCACTTCATGTGGCAATACTGTATGGGGCCCGTGGAGCTGAAAGGCAGGGAAAAGAGCGGCCAAGGTCAGGCTTTTACCAATCCCCCTGAGTTACCAAACAACTGAATGGATCCACTGATAAGTGGTGCAAGGCTTAACTCCCGGAGATACAAATTCTATCACaaggcagaaaaatgaaaagactgcAAGTGCCAGCGAACAGCCCGGTTGACACGCTGTGGGACATTTCATCCTGCCTCTGTTGATGGCACAGCCCAAGGTTATTAGAGCCAATGCGTGTGAATGACGGTAAAGTATTACACTGATGAGAGGGAATAAGAAGGGAGTGAGCTGTCATGTGTGATGCAAACTAACAGAGGACTTTGTGCCTTCAGTTTTAGGCTGTTGGTCCTGTTTCATGATCACGTAGAGTATATTGTTCCTGCTGCTAGTCGTTTTGTTGTTGACAGTTTCAATActgcacacaaaagcaaaatcatGTTCTCAGGTCCGTGTGTACTCAGCATTTCATACATAGCTGTAATGTTGAACAATATGTTGTGCTGGCGcctgtttacttttttatttgctaaTAAAAAGGGCTTCATCTCGTCTTGTggcctctttctctcattttaccTGTGTAATTCGAATTAGCTCAGCTGTTTTACATCATAATCACTTAAGCTGTGTTTACTATAGTCTAAACAATCAAGCCAAATAGCTTGATGAATTGCTTTTTATTAATGCTTTTCTGTGACTAAACATTCAGTTGTggaaattatttaataatatggGCACTGGACACCGAGTAGAGGATTGCCTCTGATATACTGTATAgtacacacaggaaaacagccTCTATGGGAATGTAGTTAGGAGACCTCTAGTGgatactttaaaaaatacacattttcaagTTATTGATTTAATGAGCCTGGCCCACTGACCTCAGGTATCAAGCAGTTCAATCTTATCTTTGTGTCTTTTAGGAAGGCTATATTTAAATAGCTCAAATTGTCAATTGCATATTATCTCCATGGatacaacaataacagcaaacTTACATAATATTCAGTTTACTCAGCTTTAATATTGTAGATATTGTTTGAATTGgaatttatatttgattttacattatttcattttatttatgtaatttttatgtaatttggggtttcaatttaaaaaaaaaaacaaaatgtcttgtAAAAATCTATGAACAAAACATAAGCTTCTCATGAAATTTACATTATAATGTAGCGCAGTGTCACAACCAGCATATTAATGTATCTTCCTTCCGTCTTGTTCCGTCCTGTTAAAGCTTTATAAACTAAATACTGTCATGAAGAATGTAGTCTATCCCTCAAAACAGGTGCCAGGATCTGCAAATCACAATTATACAGCGGTATTACGTCACAATTACCAACAAAGTATGTCATTTTACTCTCCTTCTAGTAAGAGAGAACTCAGACCTGTAAACCGCATTTAACAATCAAGCTCAACACTAACAATGGCCCAAATAAAGATCGACGGTTAAATTTTGGTTACTTACCGACTCTGATTTGGGAATCTCGTCCATTTACGGCTACTGTTACAAGATTTGTACAAATTGTCTTAAATTGAGTGGTTCTACACAGCTCCACGCTCGTACACACGGATCGTACTCTCAAAGGTCAAGTTTGCGTCACATGCGTGCAGGTACACTGATGTGAATATAGCATAGAGTGGCTACCATGAAGGCATATCTAACGGAAATTTGAGTCATCCGGATGATATCACGATCGGTGGATCTGCGCAGATATGACGCGAGCAGAACAAGATTCATGCGATCACGATTTAAATTGCAAAACAATTACACAGATTCACCGGTCTTGTACGATATAAATGAGGCAACACACAACTCAAAGAAAGAGACatctataaaaatgtatatatatattttttaaaactgcagttgCTGCGTCAAGGCAGCGCCTGCACGTGACCTTTATACCGGTAACGCAATGAATCATGGGATTAAGGAGCAGTGACAGTCCGCAGAGAGCTGCTCAGCGCCTTGTTTCATTCAATTGGAATTAATTTTATAGACGAAAAATGCCCGAATTAGCGGTGGAAAAGGTTGTCGTCCATCCACTGGTGTTGTTGAGCGTGGTGGATCATTTCAACAGGTAATGTGGTATAATTTATAGCAGTAGTTGTGAAGTTGCTTGAAACTGTGGACtcattgttgttttgtatgtAGGCCTAGTCAGTTTTTTAGCTGAATAGctgaatagctagctagctaacattacatTGCTAAAATGAATCACGGCAAACTGTTTGATCACTAGCAATGAAATATAAAGTTACAAACCAAAGACTAGCTGTTCCGTACATCTCTACATCCGCAATAAGGTAAGTTTCCAGGTATTCTGAGGCTGGCTAGCTGTGTTAGCCAATTGTGAGCGATTCATACAATCGCTCGCTATCTCAGCGAACTGGTTTGCTAGAGTAGTGTCTTGCTTGCTGTAAGTATGTTTATTTGCGGGAATAAGACACGCTAGCTATGTAACGTTACCCAGAGTACAATTCTCTACTTTGCTCGCTACAGTAAAATCAGCAAAATTGTTGCTGAATCACCGAGCAAGCGTGCTGACAATATGATCGTGACTACTGCTACTACGAAttccaataatgcaatgtaaccgTTAGCTAACCATTTCTGTAATTTTATCTTACTTTATTTAGCTCCCTTACATTCTTAATATGTCGACGGACTTGAATCgagtttgcatttattttccgTAACGCCCTTGCTTAGAGAGATTTTGTTGTACAAAACCTTATCGATGACCTGATTGTGAACTTCGTTAACGGAGAGAACTTTGAAGAAGCAGATTTCATTTGTATTGTCAGTAAGAGTTGTCcgtgtgtttgctgtttgtgcagGATAGGAAAAGTCGGAAACCAGAAGCGCGTTGTGGGCGTACTGCTTGGTTCCTGGCAAAAGAAGGTTCTTGATGTGTCCAACAGTTTTGCGGGTGAGTTCCTTGATGGTCGAAAGCGAGACACACAATCATGGGTTAATTGTCTTGTTTCTCTGTAAAGTTCTGTTGAAGTTCAGTGTGCAGACTCTCAAACTGAATTCACCTGGAAGGCTGATCCCATTCGCTGTTACAGCTTCCTCAGCTCGTCCATATTCCAGAAAGCTCAGTGGTTCTGTGCAGTGTAAACTAAGAGCTAGATCAGTTGCCTAACTGTAGTGAGTTATGGGAGATAAAGTTTGTACTGAGGAAGCCTGGCATTTGTGTATTGTCTAGAGAAgggatcagctgcagctgtgtttcctCCATACAATGCTTACACACACTGGTGCGTGGTAAGGACACAGTAGCATATTCCTTGGCATTGTACCAGAATTTGCATTGTGGTCCTGtgctggaggggagggagggggaggctaTGGTTGCAGTGGCCACAGGTCAATTCTGTTGTCATTGGTTTCCTGCTCCTGGTTGATGCATATAAAAATTGGTCATCTTTGCAGTGCCATTTGATGAGGATGACAAGGACGAATCTGTGTGGTTCCTGGATCATGACTACTTGGAGAATATGTATGGCATGTTTAAGAAAGTCAATGGTAAGAGCACTAATGCATTTTGGAGCAGATGTTTTtaactcagaaaaaaaatcagtttgtcATCTCTTCAGTCACCGGTATTCTAATTGCACTTGCATCAGTGTTAAcccatttttgtttgtgatgaCTGAGTTGTTGGTTTTCTTGTTATTATTAGCCAGAGAAAGGATAGTTGGCTGGTATCATACCGGGCCCAAACTGCACAAGAATGACATTGCCATCAATGAACTCATGAAGCAGTACTGCTCCAATTCAGTAAGTAATTTCATGTTGACTGTTGTTGACCGTAATGTTAACTACTGTATAAGGCTATTTAAAGTCTGTGTAAAAGGTCATTCTTTGATACTGTTTACTGCACGGTCTTTGTGTGGCAATCAAATACAATGCTGTCTTTACATGGGGAGGGTTAAATACTGTTTGCTTTTATCTTTGGCAGGTTCTTGTTATTATTGATGTGAAGCCAAAGGACCTTGGTTTGCCCACTGAAGCCTACATTTCTGTAGAGGAAGTGCATGATGTAAGTAGTCCAGGCTTATAACTATGTAGATTTATCAAAAGGTATTGATCAAAAAAAGGATCAAGCTACCGCAAAGTCTCCTGTgtcatgtaacatgtaataGCATTGTTGGACAAATACATTAAAGTATGTAGTGTACATGACTTGTTCTTCTTACAGTAGTTATGGACGTTGCCATTTAAATGCAATGTATGAGGGTAGTATACTGAATGTGCTGTAGGATGGCACTCCCACATCCAAGACGTTTGAACATGTGACCAGTGAGATTGGAGCTGAAGAGGCAGAGGAAGTTGGCGTGGAGCATTTACTCAGGTATTTTGATGCTAGATATTGTTgacatttcaccattttcagcGCTATTTAAATCTGTATTTGTTGTACGGCACCATTTTATATGTGCATAAGTACTTTTGCTTTGCATGTTGCTCTAGACGACAGCGTCTGCTTGCTGAATAAATAGAAATTCAACAGTGTCactttctgttcatttacacAAGCTATAGGCTGGTGCAGTCTGCATTTTAATATGCTAGTATAGGTCTATTTGGCAGATGTTATAATTTACTGTAGATACTCTGCTGTGGTGACAttccagcaaaaaagaaaagttggTAGTTTAAGGGCAGATGGGTGCAGATGGTCTGTAAGGCATGCTTAATGTAGAATGAGAGGTTCCTACGTTGAGTGTCGACTGAATTAATACAGGTACTTTCCTTGTGCAAAAAACATCACTGGAAAGgtggaaaagtttttttttttttttttttttttttgctattttgaaaaatctaaaatatggttttgatttgtttctaacacttttgtcactgcataattccatttgttatttcatagttttgatgtctttactattattctaaaatgtggaaaatagtgaaaataaagagaagagtgtccaaacgtttgactggtactatagAAGGTCACTTGACGCCTGTCTCCTGCCCATTCTGCAGAGACATCAAGGACACGACGGTGGGCACCCTGTCGCAGCGCATCACCAACCAGGTGCACGGGCTGAAGGGACTCAACTCCAAGCTGCTGGACATCAAGAGCTACCTGGAGAAGGTGGCCACGGGCAAGCTACCCATCAACCACCAGATCATCTACCAGCTGCAGGACGTCTTCAACCTGCTGCCCGACGTCAACCTGCAGGAGTTCATCAAGGCCTTCTACCTCAAGACCAACGACCAGATGCTGGTGGTCTACCTGGCCTCTCTCATCCGCTCCGTGGTGGCCCTCCACAATCTCATCAACAACAAGATTGCGAACCGCGACGCAGAGAAGAAGGAGGGCCAGGAGAAGGACGACGgcaagaaggagaaaaaagacgacaaggacaaagacaaggacaaggacaaggacaaagagaaggagaagggtgACACTGCGGCCaagaaagaagacaaaaaagataaaaaatgaactcaTACTGTTGGCAAGGACTGACGTGACCTTATCAACATGGGAGTGGATTcgttttgtttccttttgtaaCAGTCCGCCAGCTTTTATTGTGTACAGAGTTGGTCCGGTActgtatttatcatttttgaTAAAGGGGGCACCTTGTTTTCTGTATTCATTCAAAAAGAGGGAAGGGAATAAAATCTTTCTTTTGtgatgcttctttttttcttgaaatattaaACACTTAATCTTTCAGGACAATTAAGAAAGATGTAATCCTTAAGccaagtatatatatacatccaATATTATTTCATAGTTACTATGGTAATAGAATGGAGTTTCATTAGCTGCAAGGCACTTCTAGGACTAAGAATAATAAAAGGACAGACTCTATGATAGGGTAAACATTAAGGTTTATATAAAGCAAAAGGAAGAGCATTATCTTCAGCTGGTGTGAACCTGTTATGGACACTTGTAGGCATTTCAGTAATACCCCGTGAAACCAGAGCTGCAATGTGTGTATGGTCaggcatttatgttttttgtatgtctacattcatttctaaaaaaaaaaatgaaatactacATGCACATTTATATAGCATAAATCCCTAAACctatttttttttggattgatCATTTCCTTTAATCATCTATTTTGCATTCTATGGTATTGTGtacttaaaattaatttgaaatgattaaatatttaaaggacTGACCTACTCATTTTAGAGGACTTGCATCTGGACTTGTCTGTATTGTCAAAACAGTATACAGATGATTTCAAATAGCAAAAAGAGGTTCAGTCCAAAAGGTCATTGCAGTAATTTTATGCAATGTTTTTCAGAaccattttttccacagtaacaTTTCGTGCCTAAAACAACAACATTGAAGAATAAAAGGACCTACAGAATAAAAGCAACAGCTTGTGGTTACCAAAGCAACAGAATTCAACATATATAAGGGTAAGGGTAATGATACAGAATCATCTTTTAGCATAGTATTCTTTCTGTATTCACATTTCCATCAATGCACATATTGAGGGACCAGTTTCATTAAAGTGACTTCTgatatttgaatgtattttgaaaaacacttttttcttgctgtgggctattattgtattattatagaATGGAACTGAAAAGCAGCTGTATTTTAAGtcaaaagcacatttcaaacTTTAGgtatacatgcatatttttaatcATAGGGACAGCTAGAAGAGACGCACTTGGGGAATCTTGATTCAACATGTGTTGCACTACTAGACATCCATTTGAGAGCCTGAAATTTCATAGCTCATAAAAATACACTCTTGATTTATTTGACATCTACATACATATGAGCTGCTAATCAGTGTGTGCTCTTTTGGTTGTGGGGGCTTCAGGgctgttttctttccttccgTCCACACCATCTTTCTCATCTTTTTTGCA
This region includes:
- the psmd7 gene encoding 26S proteasome non-ATPase regulatory subunit 7: MPELAVEKVVVHPLVLLSVVDHFNRIGKVGNQKRVVGVLLGSWQKKVLDVSNSFAVPFDEDDKDESVWFLDHDYLENMYGMFKKVNARERIVGWYHTGPKLHKNDIAINELMKQYCSNSVLVIIDVKPKDLGLPTEAYISVEEVHDDGTPTSKTFEHVTSEIGAEEAEEVGVEHLLRDIKDTTVGTLSQRITNQVHGLKGLNSKLLDIKSYLEKVATGKLPINHQIIYQLQDVFNLLPDVNLQEFIKAFYLKTNDQMLVVYLASLIRSVVALHNLINNKIANRDAEKKEGQEKDDGKKEKKDDKDKDKDKDKDKEKEKGDTAAKKEDKKDKK